The DNA segment CGGGTTGGTTCCGCCGGCCTCGCGCTGGAGGACCGTGTTCTCCAGTCGCGCTTGTCCGATCTGGACGCCCTCCAGGTGGAGGCGCTGGATTGTCAGGTTCTGTAGCTGAACCGCGGTGTCGTTGCCGCCGTCCTGCATCGCGGCCGCCGCGGGTGCGTCTGCGCCGGTCGCGGCGTGCGTACTCGGTCCGGTTTCGGCCGCCGCCAGCGCCGAGGAGACGCCGGCGAGCAGTACGAGCGTCGCTACGGCTATTGCGCGTGTTCTCATGCGTAATCCGAGTTTCCCGCCCGCGCGAATAAACCGAAGCGACCGTTTCGTTTTTCCGTGAGTCGTTGGCCGCGGTTAGTCTCGGCTTATCTCCGCGGCTCGAACGCTTCTCACCGGGTGTGAGACGCCGGACGCCGGCAGTAACGAGGCATACGTCTGAGAGTCCGCCGAGGGTGTCAATCGGTGACGTGACGGCGGCGCGGTCGCCGTCCTCGGCCGCCCTCGATTGAGGATGACCTCGGACGATAAACCGTAGGGCGCTTTAGGGAGGGTGGTTCGACGGAGCGTCGGAGAAGAGGGGCGGCGGGACCGGCACGGAATCCCAAACTATACGCTTCCTATCGCTGAGGTCACATCATGGATTTGAAACTCGACGGGAAGCGGGCGTACGTCGTGGCCGCCAGCGGGGGTCTCGGCCGGGCGGTGGCCGAAGCGTTCGTTCGGGAGGGCGCTTCCGTCGTCATCTCGTCCCGGAGCGCCGAACGACTGGAGACTGCGACCGAGTCCATCCGAGCGGCGACCGGGTGCGAGACGGACACCGTCGATTCGGTCGTCTGCGACCTGAGCGACGGAACGTCGGTACGGGACGCGACCGAGGCGGCCGTCGACCGCCTCGGGGGCCTCGACGCTCTGGTGACGAACCACGGCGGCCCCGAGACGACGCCGTTTTCGGGCCTCTCGATCGACGACTTCGACGAGGGGTACCGCGGCATCCTCCGGAGTACCGTCCTCACGTGCAAGACGGCGCTCCCCGCGCTCCGGGAGGGAGGCGGCGCGATAACGAACTTGGTCGCGGCGTCAGCGCTGGAGCCGTCGGCCCGCGGCGCGCTCGGGAACGTCTTCCGTCCCGGGATATACGGACTCTCGAAGGTGCTCGCCGAGGAGTTCGGCGCCGACGGGGTTCGCGTCAACTGCGTCTCCCCGCGGGGAGTGACCACCGACCGCATCGACCACAAAATCGAGCAACTCGCCGAGCGGGAGGGAATCAGCCGGGAGGAAGCCGAGCAGCGCCGGACGGACGAACTTCCCCTCGACGACCTGGGAACGCCGGAGTCGTTCGCGCGCGCCGCGACCTACCTCTCGTCGCCGGCCGCCGATTACATCACGGGCGCCGTGCTGCCGGTCGACGGCGGGTGGCACCGGCGCGGATTCTGACCGGCGGGGATTTCTAACCCGCAGTTCCGACACTGTGCGGTAACTTCGAGAACGATTCGAGAACGAGGAGATGCCGGCAGGAGTAGATTTAGATGGCGGTTCGTTCGTGCGACGCTCGCGCGATTCGGTCCGGTCCGGTCGTCAGGCCGCGTTCTGGTAGGCGTCGTGGAACGCCGCCGTCTTGTCGTCGATGTCGCGGGCGGCGGCCTCCAGCGCGTCGAGGGGGTCGGTGCCGTCCTCGGTCTTGATGGTGAGGATGGGTTCGGTCTGGCCGCCGGACTGCTCGGGGTTCACGTCGTAGGTCGCGGCCGCGACGCCCTCGCGTTCGAGGAGCGCCCCCTTCAGCACGTTCATGAAGGTGTGGTCCTCGCCGCCGATTTCGATGGAGAGTTCGTCGTCCTCCTTCTCGATGACCCGTAGTTCCATACCTCCTCGTTCTGGCTTTGCGGGTTTCAAGGTTGCGGAAGCGGGATTCGAGCGACCCGGAGGGCCAGGATTCGCCCGGCCGGCAGGAAGCCTGTACTGTCGGCTGTCGTTCCGTTGCGCACGCCGGTCCTCGAAACCGTCGACGTAGTCCGGAAACCGTGTGGTACAATCGGTCGAATCACCACAGCGCTACGGCCCACAGCATAAGTGCCCGAGCGTCGACCGTCGGAGTATGGAGGACGGAGAGAACGAACCGGTCGAGGTACCTCGGCAAGTGTACTGCGAACTCAAGACGATGCGCCAGATGGGGACTCACGAACCGCTGTCGGACGAAGTGCTCGACGGACTGGAAACCTACAACTTCCGGGCGGCCCGCGAGTGGGTGCTCGACAATCCCGAGGCGTACGTGCGGACGGTCTATGACGGGATGGTGGACGCGACGTCGTCCGAGAGCGAATCCTGAATCCTCGGAGACGCGTCGGCTCGAATCGCTCGCGGTTGGCGGGCGTGCGGCGCGGGGTCACTCGCGGTCGTTCGGGCGGCGGCGTCGAGGGAGGCTCGTTCGAGCACTGCGAACGCCGCCCCGTCCGAGCCCGGCCGACTCCAACCACCCATTTATACGGCCTCCGTCTTATTCACGGACATGGGTCAGTTGCTTCCGTGGCTTCCCGCGCCGGAGCAGGTCGCCATCCCCCTCGTCTTCCTGCTGTCGTTGGCGGCGGTGTGGTGGCTCGACCGGCCCCGCGGTCGCTGGGGGCGGACGCTCCGGTCGCAATTCCTGTTCGGCCTGCCGTGGGGGACGCTGGTTTCGGTGCTCGGCGTCCTCGCGGTGTACCTGTTCGTCCAGGGCGGTTTCGCTCGCTGGCAGCACCCGCTCACGCTCCCGTTCTCGTCGTGGTCGTACCTCTACCCGACTGGGTGGCTCCTCGCGCCGTTCTCGCACACCGGCCCCGGACATCTCATCGGTAACCTCACCACCACGCTCACCGTCGCGCCGCTGGCGGAGTACTTCTTCGGCCACTTCCCGCACGCCCGCGGTCGGCGGAGCTTCGAATCGTGGCGCACGAACCCCTACGTACGGGCGTTCGTCCTGTTTCCGCTCGGGGTGTTCCTCGTCGGCCTGGCGACCAGCGTGTTCGCGTGGGGTCCCATCATCGGCTTCTCGGGCGTCGCGTTCGCGTTCGCGGGATTCGCGCTGGTGCGTTACCCCCTCGGAACCGTCGTCGCGCTCTCGGTGCAGGAACTCGTCAGGACCGTCTACCAAGCGTTCCTCGACCCCGTGACGCCGGGGGCCGCCCGGCAGGTGTTCCAGACCCCGTGGTGGTACGGCATCGCCATCCAGGGCCACGCCCTCGGCCTCTTCCTCGGCGTCCTGCTCGGCGTCCTCGTCCTCTACCGGCGCGACGAGACTCCCTCGGCGCTCCGACTGTGGACCGGCGCGACGGTCCTCGGAATCTCGATGACGCTGTGGGCGCTCTGGTGGTACCGCGGCGGAAACTCCTACGTCCTCTATCGGGGACTCGGCGTCGTCTTCGTCGTCGCGGTGGCGTTGCTCTTCACGGTCGCCGCGGTCGCCGGCGACCGACCGCTGCCGGCGTGGCCGTCGCGCCGCCGCGCGCTCCTCGGTTTCGACGCGCTACTCGTCCTCGGATGGGTGGCGTGGGGCGTGTTCGGGTCGAGTCCCGCCGGACTCCGGACGCTCTCGCTCGAGGTCGCCGGACTCCGGATAGGCGCCGTCAGCGCGCTGTTCGGGGTCGCGGTGGTCGCCGTCTCGACCGGCGCGGCGCTGAGTTCCGAGCGGCCGCTGTTGCCCCGGTCGGTCACCAGAAAGCAGGCGGCGTTCGTCTGCCTCCTGATCCCGCTGGCGGCCATGGTGGGCGTCGCGGGCGTGGTCAACGCCACGCAGGTCACCGACGACGC comes from the Halorussus vallis genome and includes:
- a CDS encoding SDR family oxidoreductase — protein: MDLKLDGKRAYVVAASGGLGRAVAEAFVREGASVVISSRSAERLETATESIRAATGCETDTVDSVVCDLSDGTSVRDATEAAVDRLGGLDALVTNHGGPETTPFSGLSIDDFDEGYRGILRSTVLTCKTALPALREGGGAITNLVAASALEPSARGALGNVFRPGIYGLSKVLAEEFGADGVRVNCVSPRGVTTDRIDHKIEQLAEREGISREEAEQRRTDELPLDDLGTPESFARAATYLSSPAADYITGAVLPVDGGWHRRGF
- a CDS encoding DNA-directed RNA polymerase subunit L codes for the protein MELRVIEKEDDELSIEIGGEDHTFMNVLKGALLEREGVAAATYDVNPEQSGGQTEPILTIKTEDGTDPLDALEAAARDIDDKTAAFHDAYQNAA
- a CDS encoding rhomboid-like intramembrane serine protease, yielding MGQLLPWLPAPEQVAIPLVFLLSLAAVWWLDRPRGRWGRTLRSQFLFGLPWGTLVSVLGVLAVYLFVQGGFARWQHPLTLPFSSWSYLYPTGWLLAPFSHTGPGHLIGNLTTTLTVAPLAEYFFGHFPHARGRRSFESWRTNPYVRAFVLFPLGVFLVGLATSVFAWGPIIGFSGVAFAFAGFALVRYPLGTVVALSVQELVRTVYQAFLDPVTPGAARQVFQTPWWYGIAIQGHALGLFLGVLLGVLVLYRRDETPSALRLWTGATVLGISMTLWALWWYRGGNSYVLYRGLGVVFVVAVALLFTVAAVAGDRPLPAWPSRRRALLGFDALLVLGWVAWGVFGSSPAGLRTLSLEVAGLRIGAVSALFGVAVVAVSTGAALSSERPLLPRSVTRKQAAFVCLLIPLAAMVGVAGVVNATQVTDDAGVPGDGPAVSVGDYSVTYAESVPNEKVSVIDVSLFGETTNVETSGVIVVNPDREIWAVPVSKGRLAFRGRAGVQVGGVGWSEVVRVRRAGWSTVHGGTAYQVWLRGSDDRTWTHAFASNPATAGATLANRKVSVVPQGGAFLLRVTRNNSTLATVPLPKKGANATAAGLRFERRGGRLFAETNGTRIRIAATERSGT